One genomic segment of Mesoterricola silvestris includes these proteins:
- the feoB gene encoding ferrous iron transport protein B: MTTLALAGNPNCGKTTIFNALTGSRHHVGNWPGVTVERRSGTFEAAQGPVEVVDLPGTYSLSARSEDERIASEYVADPAVDLIVNVLDASNLERNLYLTTQLLELGRPMVFVLNMMDDAAEKGLRIDLAALESLLGGPVVPTVGNREEGIQALKDAILRVAAAPPAKLASVNYGPDMEGELQKIQKEILRDEHLAQAQPPRRLALQLLEGVPHAMERVERSHARKAVGAQVQASLAFLEPHLGADGSALLAEGRYGFVHGLVEEVVERTDRKHADITGRLDAVLTHRYLGIPVFIAIMIGVYTLTFVVGKIPQDWIAAAFGWLHGYASAHLPAGELSSLLVDGIIPGVGAVIVFVPVIMLLMGCIAFLEDTGYMARAAFIMDRLMHLMGLHGKSFIPLIMGTGCNVPAVQATRTIEAREDRFITILVAPLISCSARLQIYIVIAGTFFRPVQAAFAILAMHFLGFFLAMAMGKLLRLSLFRGENAPFVMELPPYRLPVLKSTVIHMWEKGSVFLNRAGTVILAGSTLVWFLSHYPGIANSSWSAELQSQHAAVQALNLPEADRDARLASLDLAHESRVVNSSLAARFGKIMEPTLAPILDPYHTRAEAWKDTVALTAGFVAKEIVVSTMAVIHQAQPGERGEASALQEALKQRSGLTPLTALAFMVFTLIYTPCLGTVGMIIKETRSFLWAGFTILYGSGLAWLMAWLTVLGGHLLGFA, translated from the coding sequence ATGACCACCCTGGCGCTGGCGGGCAACCCCAACTGCGGAAAAACGACCATCTTCAACGCCCTCACCGGCTCCCGGCACCACGTCGGCAACTGGCCCGGGGTCACGGTGGAGCGCCGCAGCGGCACCTTCGAGGCGGCCCAGGGGCCGGTGGAGGTGGTGGACCTGCCCGGAACCTACTCCCTCTCGGCCCGCAGCGAGGACGAGCGCATCGCCTCCGAGTACGTGGCCGACCCGGCCGTGGACCTCATCGTCAACGTGCTGGACGCCTCCAACCTGGAACGCAACCTCTACCTCACCACCCAGCTCCTGGAGCTGGGCCGGCCCATGGTCTTCGTCCTGAACATGATGGACGACGCCGCGGAAAAGGGCCTCCGCATCGACCTGGCCGCCCTGGAGAGCCTCCTGGGGGGCCCCGTGGTGCCCACCGTGGGCAACCGCGAGGAGGGCATCCAGGCCCTCAAGGACGCCATCCTCCGGGTGGCCGCGGCGCCCCCGGCCAAGCTGGCCTCGGTGAACTACGGCCCGGACATGGAAGGGGAGCTCCAGAAGATCCAGAAGGAGATCCTGCGGGACGAGCATCTGGCCCAGGCCCAGCCGCCCCGCCGGCTCGCCCTCCAGCTCCTGGAGGGCGTGCCCCACGCCATGGAGCGGGTGGAGCGGAGCCACGCCCGCAAGGCCGTCGGAGCCCAGGTGCAGGCCAGCCTCGCGTTCCTGGAGCCCCACCTGGGGGCGGACGGCTCCGCCCTGCTGGCCGAGGGCCGCTACGGCTTCGTGCACGGCCTCGTGGAAGAGGTGGTGGAGCGCACGGACCGCAAGCACGCGGACATCACCGGCCGCCTGGACGCGGTGCTCACCCATCGCTACCTGGGCATTCCGGTCTTCATCGCCATCATGATCGGCGTGTACACCCTCACCTTCGTGGTGGGGAAGATCCCCCAGGACTGGATCGCCGCCGCCTTCGGATGGCTCCACGGCTACGCTTCGGCCCACCTTCCGGCCGGGGAGCTTTCCAGCCTCCTGGTGGACGGCATCATCCCCGGCGTGGGCGCGGTCATCGTGTTCGTCCCGGTGATCATGCTCCTCATGGGCTGCATCGCCTTCCTGGAGGACACCGGGTACATGGCCCGGGCCGCCTTCATCATGGACCGCCTCATGCACCTCATGGGCCTCCACGGCAAGAGCTTCATCCCGCTCATCATGGGCACGGGCTGCAACGTCCCCGCCGTGCAGGCCACGCGCACCATCGAGGCCCGGGAGGACCGCTTCATCACCATCCTGGTGGCGCCCCTCATCTCCTGCTCGGCCCGCCTGCAGATCTACATCGTCATCGCCGGCACCTTCTTCCGGCCCGTGCAGGCGGCCTTCGCCATCCTGGCCATGCACTTCCTGGGCTTCTTCCTGGCCATGGCCATGGGCAAGCTCCTGCGGCTCTCCCTCTTCCGGGGGGAGAACGCGCCCTTCGTCATGGAACTGCCCCCCTACCGCCTGCCGGTGCTCAAGAGCACGGTCATCCACATGTGGGAGAAGGGGAGCGTCTTCCTGAACCGGGCCGGCACCGTGATCCTGGCGGGTTCCACCCTGGTGTGGTTCCTGTCCCACTACCCGGGGATCGCCAACAGTTCCTGGAGCGCCGAACTTCAGTCCCAGCACGCCGCCGTCCAGGCCCTGAACCTGCCCGAGGCGGACCGGGACGCCCGGCTGGCCTCCCTGGACCTGGCCCACGAAAGCCGCGTGGTGAACTCCAGCCTCGCCGCCCGCTTTGGCAAGATCATGGAGCCCACCCTGGCCCCCATCCTCGACCCGTACCACACCCGCGCCGAGGCCTGGAAGGACACGGTGGCCCTCACCGCCGGGTTCGTGGCCAAGGAGATCGTCGTGAGCACCATGGCCGTCATCCACCAGGCCCAGCCCGGGGAGCGCGGGGAGGCCAGCGCCCTGCAGGAGGCCCTCAAGCAGCGCTCGGGCCTCACCCCCCTCACCGCCCTGGCCTTCATGGTCTTCACCCTCATCTACACCCCCTGCCTGGGCACGGTGGGCATGATCATCAAGGAGACCCGCAGCTTCCTGTGGGCCGGCTTCACCATCCTCTACGG
- a CDS encoding FeoA family protein, with product MFQEAVVLDWNDGVEIMSHVQARTLSDLQPGAEAIVTEILATGKIRHRLLEMGFIRGARIRVEKLAPMGDPMELVIKGYHLSLRREEGQCILVSEET from the coding sequence TTGTTTCAGGAGGCCGTTGTTCTAGACTGGAATGACGGAGTTGAGATCATGTCTCATGTTCAAGCCAGAACCCTAAGCGACCTCCAGCCCGGGGCCGAGGCCATCGTTACGGAAATCCTGGCGACGGGGAAGATTCGCCATCGCCTCCTGGAGATGGGCTTCATCCGGGGCGCCCGCATCCGGGTGGAGAAGCTCGCTCCAATGGGTGATCCCATGGAACTTGTCATCAAGGGCTACCACCTGTCTCTGAGGCGGGAAGAGGGTCAATGCATCCTCGTGTCCGAGGAGACCTAA
- the pgsA gene encoding CDP-diacylglycerol--glycerol-3-phosphate 3-phosphatidyltransferase, whose protein sequence is MVITFPNILTFLRICAIPFFAIAVWYGRTAEACVLFACAGLTDLLDGWIARRFNQKSTLGAILDPAADKLLMTTAFVLLAFPREAYAVRVPAWVAILAISRDVLISLVALVAYERLDPSKFAPSWLGKATTFVELVAISLALLLNHLGPRGWYRYLVPWIFYLIAAMVIASGVHYFFRATHVAEPT, encoded by the coding sequence ATGGTCATCACTTTTCCCAACATCCTGACGTTCTTGCGCATCTGCGCGATTCCGTTCTTCGCGATCGCCGTCTGGTACGGGCGGACGGCGGAGGCCTGCGTCCTCTTCGCCTGCGCGGGGCTCACGGATCTCCTGGACGGGTGGATCGCGCGGCGCTTCAACCAGAAGTCCACCCTGGGGGCCATCCTGGACCCGGCCGCGGACAAGCTCCTGATGACGACGGCCTTCGTCCTCCTCGCCTTCCCCCGGGAGGCGTACGCGGTGCGGGTGCCGGCCTGGGTGGCCATCCTCGCCATCTCCCGGGACGTGCTGATCTCCCTGGTGGCCCTGGTGGCCTACGAGCGGCTCGACCCCAGCAAGTTCGCCCCCTCCTGGCTGGGCAAGGCCACCACCTTCGTGGAACTGGTGGCCATCTCCCTGGCCCTGCTGCTCAACCACCTGGGCCCCCGGGGCTGGTACCGCTACCTGGTGCCCTGGATCTTCTACCTCATCGCGGCCATGGTCATCGCCTCGGGCGTCCACTACTTCTTCCGGGCCACCCACGTGGCCGAACCCACGTGA
- a CDS encoding AI-2E family transporter, which yields MSAQGKVRIPLGFVALAGAGLLALWFLRSALAPFFLALVLAYVLEPLVDRLARKLGREWASILVILGAVAVAVLLAWALLPLLWDQVDRLITSLPSLKGRLENRLGPWFQAHPLVLAKLRQGLDGLDPMALVKEVGMAGAGLLGWLLSLITLILVPLILYYLLVEGPRLLQELDDLVPSRHLERAKGIAGEVNNRLGGYIRGQLAVSLVMSLLQGLAFQILGVPNAWLLGLVAGFSNVVPYSPYITALPPALLFAAVNGTSGGGLLLVALVFTLVQKTETVYFTPVWVGRASGLHPLEVLLAILSFGYAFGVVGLIFAVPLMIVLKIATRIALEHYKAHPWFVGGEP from the coding sequence GTGAGCGCCCAGGGGAAGGTGCGGATCCCCCTGGGCTTCGTCGCCCTGGCCGGGGCCGGCCTCCTGGCCCTTTGGTTCCTGCGCAGCGCCCTGGCGCCCTTCTTCCTGGCCCTGGTGCTGGCCTACGTCCTGGAGCCCCTGGTGGACCGCCTTGCCCGGAAGCTGGGGCGGGAATGGGCGTCCATCCTCGTCATCCTGGGGGCGGTGGCCGTGGCGGTGCTGCTGGCCTGGGCCCTGCTCCCCCTCCTGTGGGACCAGGTCGATCGCCTGATAACCTCCCTGCCTTCCCTCAAGGGCCGCCTGGAGAACCGCCTGGGGCCCTGGTTCCAGGCCCACCCCCTGGTCCTGGCCAAGCTCCGCCAGGGGCTGGACGGGCTGGATCCCATGGCCCTGGTGAAGGAGGTGGGCATGGCGGGGGCGGGCCTCCTGGGGTGGCTCCTGTCGCTCATCACCCTGATCCTGGTGCCCCTCATCCTCTACTACCTCCTGGTGGAAGGGCCCCGGCTCCTGCAGGAACTGGACGACCTGGTGCCCAGCCGCCACCTGGAGCGGGCCAAGGGCATCGCGGGGGAAGTGAACAACCGGCTGGGCGGGTACATCCGGGGGCAACTGGCGGTATCCCTGGTGATGTCCCTCCTCCAGGGCCTCGCCTTCCAGATCCTGGGGGTCCCCAACGCCTGGCTCCTGGGGCTGGTGGCGGGCTTCTCCAACGTGGTTCCGTACTCCCCCTACATCACGGCGCTGCCGCCCGCGCTGCTCTTCGCGGCGGTGAACGGGACCTCGGGCGGCGGGCTCCTGCTGGTGGCGCTGGTCTTCACCCTCGTGCAGAAGACCGAGACCGTCTATTTCACCCCGGTGTGGGTGGGGCGCGCCAGCGGCCTCCACCCCCTGGAGGTGCTGCTGGCCATCCTCTCCTTCGGCTACGCCTTCGGGGTGGTGGGCCTGATCTTCGCCGTGCCCCTGATGATCGTGCTCAAGATCGCCACCCGCATCGCCCTGGAGCACTACAAGGCCCACCCCTGGTTCGTGGGCGGGGAGCCGTGA
- a CDS encoding hybrid sensor histidine kinase/response regulator, whose translation MRRVLAALALALGLWAGTPGELGLPFITNIRPREYAGPPQNWDFVEDARGIVFVGNTAGVLEFDGNAWRMIPTRNRTAVRSLGLDAGGRVFVGAKNEFGYLAPDASGLMRYVPLEDLVEPAARAFADVWNVLPTPEGVYFQTREYLFFYDGKAVRTFKADTSFTLAWKVRGRIHLYERGIGPVVLDRGRFVPLAGAGKFTKELVNFMLPWGAGQSILLGTSHQGLFLYDGWDILPFPTDADAELARITISHGVLLRDGNLAVGAIRGGCWIFDRQGRLRMRLDRQGGLQEDFVNRLFVDRRSRLWLGLNRGMARVEWPSPFTAFGEDSGLEGTVNALARHGGLLYAGTSKGLFVLGRSRPKAGASPVGGPLWRFRRVEDIHGQVWGFSTVQDRLMVCNASGLYEARGDRAALALSTEADRDALCLARSRRDPSRFYLGLATGVARLRWNGVRWKDEGRIPGLKAEARTLAEAGDGSLWVGTQSSGVRRVIPRPGGPPEVETYGPAQGLPSLAHDFVRELSTGLVFTTHAGFYRFDEATRRFQPDPRFAALFPQGPRYPDGVVEGPGGRIWMHVQDEATLERDTGYAEALPGHPFRFEKGPWKRLADSTIYAILPEADGTVWMGGPDGLVRYDPGEEFSLPWSSGPLVRRITGPGRQTLHGGAGAWNGAGRLPFASNTLRFEFAAPGGSPESATQYRVRLEGYDRAWSPWSSETFRDYTNLPEGAYRFQVAARNGNGQVTPASAVGFRILPPFYRTWWAYLVYVALGALTLQALVQWRLWRSRLARKVLVRKVVERTEQLRRKTTQLELAKAEAEAATRAKSEFLANMSHEIRTPLNAILGYAEILRDEVEEPRLREHLAAISSGGKALLGIIGDILDLSKIEAGRMELEYAPAHVGDLVRDVVRTFALRCREKGLDLQVEEDPALPGILVVSQVHLRQILFNLMGNAVKFTERGAVSVALKEWGRGPDSVDLAIEVRDTGIGIPEGQRETIFDAFHQVSGQDASRYGGTGLGLAICRRLADMMGGELRVASAQGQGSTFTLFLHGVAVSSEEAVHEDLEAPFRGEFLPATLLLVDDVKPNRELLKHFFESFPFRFEEAQDGAEAVAVARRVLPDLIVMDLRMPVLDGIQATRILKADDRLKAIPVIILTASTTQSDEAPVWESGADGFLRKPVSRSRLAAEIARFLPCRGEAAPGGAREPSPEVRAALPRLLAELEGEAQAEWRQLEDSFFIDRMTGFAARMAALADTYGEPGLKAWSGQVLDQAGAFDMENLPATFRRFPDVVDAIRRLCG comes from the coding sequence GTGAGGCGGGTGCTCGCGGCGCTGGCGCTGGCCCTGGGGCTGTGGGCCGGAACCCCGGGAGAGCTGGGCCTGCCCTTCATCACCAACATCCGTCCCCGGGAGTACGCCGGCCCGCCCCAGAACTGGGATTTCGTGGAGGATGCCCGGGGCATCGTCTTCGTGGGCAACACCGCGGGCGTGCTGGAATTCGACGGCAACGCCTGGCGCATGATCCCCACCCGGAACCGCACCGCCGTGAGGTCCCTGGGCCTGGACGCCGGGGGACGGGTGTTCGTGGGCGCCAAGAACGAGTTCGGCTACCTGGCCCCGGACGCCTCCGGCCTGATGCGCTACGTCCCCCTGGAGGACCTGGTGGAGCCCGCGGCGCGGGCCTTCGCCGACGTGTGGAACGTCCTGCCCACGCCCGAAGGCGTCTACTTCCAGACCCGGGAGTACCTGTTCTTCTACGACGGGAAGGCGGTGCGCACCTTCAAGGCCGACACCTCCTTCACCCTGGCCTGGAAGGTCCGCGGCCGGATCCATCTCTACGAGCGCGGCATCGGGCCGGTGGTCCTGGACCGGGGCCGCTTCGTGCCCCTGGCGGGGGCCGGGAAGTTCACCAAGGAACTCGTGAACTTCATGCTGCCCTGGGGGGCGGGGCAGTCGATCCTCCTGGGCACCAGCCACCAGGGGCTCTTCCTGTACGACGGGTGGGACATCCTCCCGTTCCCCACGGACGCCGACGCCGAACTGGCCCGCATCACCATCAGCCACGGGGTGCTCCTGCGGGACGGCAACCTGGCCGTGGGGGCCATCCGGGGGGGCTGCTGGATCTTCGACCGGCAGGGGCGCCTGCGCATGCGCCTGGACCGCCAGGGGGGGCTGCAGGAGGATTTCGTCAACCGGCTCTTCGTGGACCGGCGCTCGCGGCTCTGGCTGGGGCTTAACCGCGGCATGGCGCGGGTGGAGTGGCCGTCGCCCTTCACCGCCTTCGGGGAGGATTCGGGCCTGGAGGGCACCGTCAACGCCCTGGCCCGCCACGGGGGCCTGCTGTACGCCGGCACCAGCAAGGGCCTGTTCGTCCTGGGCCGCAGCCGGCCCAAGGCCGGCGCCTCCCCCGTGGGTGGGCCCCTGTGGCGCTTCCGGAGGGTCGAGGACATCCACGGCCAGGTGTGGGGCTTCAGCACCGTCCAGGACCGGCTCATGGTGTGCAACGCCTCCGGCCTCTACGAGGCGCGGGGGGACCGGGCGGCGCTGGCCCTGTCCACCGAGGCCGACCGGGACGCCCTGTGTCTGGCGCGCTCCCGGCGAGACCCCTCCCGGTTCTACCTGGGGCTGGCCACGGGGGTGGCGCGGCTGCGCTGGAACGGTGTCCGGTGGAAGGACGAGGGGCGCATCCCCGGCCTCAAGGCCGAGGCGCGCACCCTGGCGGAGGCCGGGGACGGCTCCCTGTGGGTGGGCACCCAGTCCTCGGGCGTGCGGCGCGTGATCCCGCGGCCCGGGGGGCCCCCCGAGGTGGAGACCTACGGCCCCGCCCAGGGCCTGCCCTCCCTGGCCCACGATTTCGTGCGCGAGCTCTCCACGGGCCTGGTCTTCACGACCCACGCGGGCTTCTACCGGTTCGACGAGGCCACCCGCCGCTTCCAGCCCGATCCCCGGTTCGCGGCCCTGTTCCCCCAGGGCCCCCGGTACCCCGACGGGGTCGTGGAGGGGCCCGGGGGCCGGATCTGGATGCACGTGCAGGACGAGGCGACCCTGGAGCGGGACACCGGCTACGCCGAGGCCCTCCCCGGCCACCCCTTCCGGTTCGAGAAGGGGCCCTGGAAGCGCCTGGCCGACTCCACCATCTACGCCATCCTCCCCGAGGCGGACGGCACCGTCTGGATGGGCGGGCCCGACGGCCTCGTGCGCTACGATCCCGGCGAGGAGTTCAGCCTGCCCTGGAGCTCCGGGCCCCTGGTGCGGCGGATCACCGGCCCCGGCCGGCAGACCCTCCATGGCGGGGCCGGCGCGTGGAACGGCGCGGGCCGGCTCCCCTTCGCCTCCAATACCCTGCGGTTCGAGTTCGCGGCCCCCGGCGGCTCCCCGGAATCGGCCACCCAGTACCGGGTGCGCCTGGAGGGCTACGACCGGGCCTGGTCCCCCTGGTCCTCGGAGACCTTCCGGGACTACACCAACCTCCCCGAAGGCGCCTACCGGTTTCAGGTCGCCGCCCGCAACGGGAACGGCCAGGTGACTCCCGCCAGCGCCGTGGGCTTCCGCATCCTCCCGCCCTTCTACCGCACCTGGTGGGCCTACCTGGTGTACGTCGCGCTGGGGGCCCTCACGCTCCAGGCGCTGGTCCAGTGGCGCCTCTGGCGCAGCCGCCTGGCGCGAAAGGTCCTGGTGCGCAAGGTGGTGGAACGCACCGAGCAGCTCAGGCGGAAGACCACCCAGCTGGAACTGGCCAAGGCCGAGGCGGAGGCCGCGACCCGCGCCAAGAGCGAATTCCTCGCCAACATGAGCCACGAGATCCGCACCCCCCTGAACGCCATCCTGGGGTACGCCGAGATCCTCCGGGACGAGGTGGAGGAGCCGCGCCTGCGGGAGCACCTCGCGGCGATCTCCAGCGGCGGCAAGGCCCTCCTGGGCATCATCGGGGACATCCTCGACCTGTCGAAGATCGAGGCGGGCCGCATGGAACTGGAGTACGCCCCGGCCCACGTGGGCGACCTTGTGCGGGACGTGGTGCGCACCTTCGCCCTGCGCTGCCGGGAGAAGGGACTGGACCTCCAGGTGGAGGAGGACCCCGCGCTGCCCGGGATCCTCGTGGTCTCCCAGGTGCACCTGCGGCAGATCCTCTTCAACCTGATGGGCAACGCGGTGAAGTTCACGGAGCGGGGCGCGGTTTCCGTGGCCCTGAAGGAATGGGGCCGGGGCCCCGACAGCGTGGACCTGGCCATCGAGGTGCGGGACACCGGCATCGGCATCCCCGAAGGGCAGCGGGAGACCATATTCGACGCCTTCCACCAGGTCTCGGGCCAGGACGCGTCCCGGTACGGCGGCACGGGCCTGGGCCTGGCCATCTGCCGCCGCCTGGCGGACATGATGGGCGGGGAACTGCGGGTGGCCAGCGCCCAGGGCCAGGGCAGCACCTTCACCCTCTTTCTCCACGGGGTGGCCGTTTCCAGCGAGGAGGCGGTGCACGAGGACCTGGAAGCGCCCTTCCGGGGCGAATTCCTGCCGGCCACCCTGCTCCTGGTGGACGACGTGAAGCCCAACCGGGAGCTGCTCAAGCACTTCTTCGAGAGCTTCCCCTTCCGGTTCGAGGAGGCCCAGGACGGCGCCGAGGCCGTGGCGGTGGCCCGCAGGGTCCTCCCGGACCTCATCGTCATGGACCTGCGGATGCCCGTGCTGGACGGCATCCAGGCCACGCGGATCCTCAAGGCCGACGACCGCCTCAAGGCCATCCCGGTGATCATCCTCACGGCCTCCACGACCCAGTCCGACGAGGCTCCGGTGTGGGAGAGCGGGGCCGACGGCTTCCTGCGAAAGCCCGTCTCCCGTTCCAGGCTCGCCGCGGAAATCGCGCGGTTCCTGCCCTGCCGCGGGGAGGCGGCCCCGGGCGGGGCCCGGGAACCCTCCCCCGAGGTGCGGGCCGCCCTCCCCCGGCTCCTGGCCGAACTGGAGGGGGAGGCCCAGGCGGAATGGAGGCAGCTGGAGGATTCCTTCTTCATCGACCGCATGACCGGGTTCGCCGCGCGCATGGCGGCCCTCGCCGACACCTACGGGGAACCCGGCCTCAAGGCCTGGTCCGGCCAGGTCCTGGACCAGGCCGGCGCCTTCGACATGGAGAACCTCCCCGCCACCTTCCGGCGTTTCCCCGACGTGGTGGACGCCATCCGCCGGCTCTGCGGCTAG
- a CDS encoding response regulator gives MPEAPSHILIVDDVPRNLQVLALLLDKAGYRVSMAMDGAKALAMVQVEPPDLILLDVMMPELDGLEVCRRLKADPSVREIPVIFLTAKAELEDLQEGFRLGAVDYVTKPFRGGELLARVATHVKLGQALERERELRRSLEATLAQVKVLSGLLPICAKCKKIRDDQGYWNQIENYLCAHADVDFTHGICPECSSALYPEMNG, from the coding sequence GTGCCCGAAGCCCCCTCCCACATCCTCATCGTGGACGACGTCCCACGCAATCTCCAGGTGCTGGCCCTGCTCCTGGACAAGGCGGGATACCGGGTGTCCATGGCCATGGACGGCGCCAAGGCCCTGGCGATGGTCCAGGTGGAGCCCCCCGACCTCATCCTCCTGGACGTGATGATGCCCGAGCTGGACGGCCTGGAAGTGTGCCGCCGCCTCAAGGCCGACCCATCCGTGCGGGAGATTCCCGTGATCTTCCTCACCGCCAAGGCCGAGCTGGAGGACCTGCAGGAAGGCTTCCGCCTGGGGGCCGTGGACTACGTGACCAAGCCCTTCCGGGGCGGCGAGCTCCTGGCCCGGGTGGCCACCCACGTCAAGCTGGGGCAGGCCCTGGAGCGGGAGCGGGAACTCCGCCGGAGCCTGGAGGCCACCCTGGCCCAGGTGAAGGTGCTCTCCGGCCTGCTGCCCATCTGCGCCAAGTGCAAGAAGATCCGGGACGACCAGGGGTACTGGAACCAGATCGAGAACTACCTCTGCGCCCACGCCGACGTGGACTTCACCCACGGCATCTGCCCGGAGTGCTCGAGCGCGCTGTACCCCGAGATGAACGGCTAG
- a CDS encoding asparagine synthetase B family protein: protein MSNLIYTCRPHGLAGFSGETLARVADRITPALLRGEFPHHLHLGPGEGLCVTGPHGAVQTEGASACLGALVGDGEAWARPGSPLPDGTYALVRADGHLTELCSDYAGTRTLWYAFTEREFLASTSQRALICLLRGLSFNRSAFAWFLSSGSLGPSDSWDTRIRRLPRGARLTLDRGAWTLDLHTSPVVFQNLSMSRAEALENLGSLVGGAIRNCHTRSPRWVVPLSGGYDSRMVLAALEGSGFRPRTVTWGLASTRLQRGNDAFVAEKLARHYGLVNDYFLTERSGAPPAEVVDAFMAAHGGTTEALFPYLDGLRMWAGLAREGVGGIIRGDEGFGTISRPETHHRYAQDMVLLSEILGEETAGLISDGRQILPDDLKRRPEESLQTYGDRLIHTCFIPISLAALSDVKTPFVEVANPMLARTVMEFVRQLPDHLRVRRNLYEQLVRSLSPPIPFATLAADDSRNRYLHDEDYRSWMAGELEGPAMTRLLPPPFRASLVAALRSDAGPLRSSAHARAILKRIVPAPLISAIRTLGRPAGPTLRVMAFRCALASRLLGILEQDARTLEPAEAGTPAG from the coding sequence ATGTCGAACCTGATCTACACGTGCCGTCCCCACGGGCTTGCGGGATTCTCCGGCGAAACGCTCGCGCGTGTGGCGGACCGCATCACCCCGGCCCTCCTGCGGGGGGAGTTCCCGCACCACCTCCACCTGGGGCCCGGCGAGGGGCTGTGCGTGACGGGCCCCCACGGGGCTGTGCAGACCGAGGGGGCTTCGGCCTGCCTGGGCGCCCTGGTGGGGGACGGGGAGGCCTGGGCCCGGCCGGGAAGCCCCCTCCCCGACGGCACCTACGCCCTGGTGCGCGCCGACGGCCACCTCACGGAACTCTGCTCGGATTACGCCGGGACCCGCACCCTCTGGTACGCCTTCACGGAACGGGAGTTCCTGGCCTCCACCTCCCAGCGGGCCCTCATCTGCCTCCTCCGGGGGCTTTCCTTCAACCGGTCGGCTTTCGCCTGGTTCCTGTCCTCGGGCTCCCTGGGCCCTTCGGATTCCTGGGACACGCGCATCCGCCGGCTTCCCCGGGGCGCGCGCCTCACCCTGGACCGGGGGGCCTGGACCCTGGACCTGCACACCTCCCCCGTCGTCTTCCAGAACCTCAGCATGAGCCGCGCCGAGGCCCTGGAAAACCTGGGGTCCCTCGTGGGCGGCGCCATCCGGAACTGCCACACCCGGTCCCCGCGGTGGGTGGTGCCTCTGTCCGGAGGCTACGACAGCCGGATGGTGCTCGCCGCCCTGGAGGGCTCCGGGTTCCGGCCCCGCACGGTGACCTGGGGCCTGGCCTCCACCCGCCTCCAGCGGGGGAACGACGCCTTCGTGGCCGAAAAGCTCGCCCGGCACTACGGCCTCGTGAACGACTACTTCCTCACGGAGCGGTCCGGGGCCCCTCCGGCGGAGGTGGTGGACGCGTTCATGGCCGCCCACGGCGGCACCACGGAGGCCCTGTTCCCCTACCTGGACGGCCTCAGGATGTGGGCCGGGCTCGCCCGGGAGGGCGTGGGCGGGATCATCCGGGGCGACGAGGGCTTCGGCACGATCTCCCGGCCGGAGACCCATCACCGGTATGCCCAGGACATGGTTCTCCTCAGCGAGATCCTGGGGGAGGAAACCGCCGGGCTCATCTCGGACGGCCGCCAGATCCTCCCGGACGACCTGAAGCGGCGCCCCGAGGAATCCCTGCAGACCTACGGGGACCGCCTCATCCACACCTGCTTCATCCCCATCTCGCTGGCCGCCCTGTCGGACGTGAAGACGCCCTTCGTGGAGGTGGCGAACCCCATGCTGGCCCGCACGGTGATGGAATTCGTGCGGCAGTTGCCCGATCACCTGCGGGTGCGGCGGAACCTCTACGAGCAGCTGGTGCGGAGCCTCAGCCCCCCCATCCCCTTCGCGACCCTGGCCGCCGACGACAGCCGCAACCGGTACCTGCACGACGAGGACTACCGGTCCTGGATGGCCGGCGAACTGGAGGGCCCGGCCATGACCCGGCTCCTCCCGCCCCCCTTCCGGGCCTCCCTGGTGGCGGCGCTGCGCAGCGACGCCGGCCCGCTGCGCAGCTCCGCCCACGCCCGGGCGATCCTGAAGCGCATCGTTCCGGCCCCCCTCATCTCGGCCATCCGTACCCTGGGCCGGCCCGCGGGTCCCACCCTCCGGGTCATGGCCTTCCGGTGCGCCCTGGCCAGCCGGCTCCTGGGAATCCTCGAGCAGGACGCCCGGACCCTGGAGCCCGCGGAAGCCGGGACCCCGGCGGGGTGA